The genomic interval GCAGCTCACACCCAACCGGATCCGCGACGTCTGGCGGACGCTGCTGCCGCACGTGGACCGCAAAGTGGATGACGACTGGGGCTGGGCCGCCGAGCTCATGGCCGCCCACGGCCTCAACCAGACCGTCCAGCTGGCCGGCCTGCTCAGCGCCCAACGGATCACCGAGGTCCGCAAGGCGCTGGACCACCGCTACTCCCCCGGCCCGGACCGCCTGCTGGATGACCTCCTGCTCTGGCAGTACGGCACCAAACACATCGACCTCACCGCAGAGGCGCCCGACGCCGTCCCGCACCCGCGGCGCGACAGCCTCCTGCGGCGGCTCAAACAGATCGAGCGCTACCGCCAGACCAAGTCCGAGTAGACCGCTCACGAAACCGCAGGATTATTGGGCACCTCCGAGATTCAACTACCCTTGACTCAAGGTGGAGGCTGTTGTAGACGGACCTCCGTTGCTCCCGGCTCCAGCCCCGCGGCAAGATCCGGCACCTGTTTTTGCCCCTCTCTGACAAGGATTCCGCCATTTCCACGGACGCATTCTTCGCCACGCTCACCCGGATCCGCAATGTCATCCTGCCTGCGGGCGCACGGTCCTGGCTGAACACGCCGCGGGGGCTCCTCACCGGCTTCATCCTGGTGCACCTGGGGTTTCTGATCTTCGCGGCGCTGCTTTCCCTGCGCGGCGAGGCCTTCAGCGACACCTTCATTTACCGCGAGTGGGCCCGGGCGGGTTTTGACGAAACCAACCTCAGCGGCGGCCCCAGCCCGTGGGTTTACCCGATCCTCGCGCTGATCCCCATGGCACTTGCAGGGCTTGCCGGTCCCGGACCGTTTTTCTTCCTCTGGGTGCTGATGACCACCATCCTCAACGGCTGGGCCCTGGCCAAGCTCACGGAGCGTGGCCGCAACCAGGACGCGATCCCCGCGGGCTGGTGGTGGCTGATCTTCACGCTGCTGATGGGCTGGCTCGGCTTCGCGCGCGTGGACGGCCTCACCGCACCGATCGTCCTGGTGGCCCTGGCCTATGGTGTGGGCCGGCCGTTTATCGCGTCGGTCCTGCTCGCCGCGGCCACCTGGGTGAAGGTGTGGCCGGCCGCCGTCATGCTGGCCCTGTTCGCCGTGGTCAAGAACCGCCTGCTGGTGGTGCTGGCCGGAGTGGCCACGTCAGCAGTGGTGGTGGCACTCGCCGCCGCGGTTGGCAGTGTGTCCAAGCTGCTGAACTTCCTGACCCAGCAGGGCGACAGGGGCATGCAGCTCGAGGCAACATTCACCACCCCGTGGCTGTGGCTGTCCGTGCTGAACATCGGCGACTCCCGGATGTACATGAACACCGATATCAACTCCATGCAGGTGGACGGCCCCGGCACCGCGGTGATGTCCGTGCTCATGCAGCCGCTCCTCATCCTTGCCGCGCTGCTCGTAGCCGGACTGACGTTCTGGGCACTGCACAACGGCAAGCTCAACGGCAACGGCAAGGCCGACGGCGGCGTGGACCGCACCGAGCTGCTGCTGGCCGGGGCGCTCACCCTGGCCACCGCCTTTGTGGTGTTCAACAAGGTGGGCTCGCCCCAGTTCATGGTGTGGCTGGCCCCGGCCGTAGCGGTGGGCCTGGCGCACAGCTGGCGTGAGTGGCGGGTCCCCGCGGCCATGCTCATCGCGATCGCCGTGGCCACGTTCTTCATCTACCCGCTGTTCTACGATGCCCTCAGCCACAACAACCCCCTCATGGCCGGCGTGCTGACCATCCGCAACGTCCTCCTGGTGGTCCTGTTCCTGTGGTCGGTCCGGCGCCTGTACTCGCTGGGCAAAAAGACTCCCGCGTCCGTCCCCGCGCTCAAGGAGTCCTGAGATTTCCACGAAGTTCTTCGACCGGCTGGTCAGCGTCCGCAGCACCGTCCTGCCCGCCCGCGTGGTGGACTGGTTCGCCCGTCCGACCAGCGTCTGGTGGGGCTTCGCGGTCATCCACCTGTATTTCCTGGGCTGGATGGCGTCGTTCTTCCTCAACGGCGATACGTTCAGCGACACCGAGCAGTACCGCCAGTGGGCGATGGACGGCTACAACCCGGACAGCCTGGACGGCAAGATCAGCCCCTGGGTGTACCCGGTGCTGGCGCAGATCCCCATCTTCCTCGCGAACATTGCCGGACCCAGCCTCTACCTCCTGTGCTGGTTCCTGATCATCACAGCCCTGAACGCCGTCGGGCTTGCTTTCCTTACCCGCGGTGCGCGGAAGGCGAAGGGCATCGCCCCGGCCTGGTGGTGGCTGTTTTTCACCGTCTTTATGGGCTACCTCAGCTTCGCCCGGGTGGAGGGAATCACCGCCCCCATCGTGCTGATTGCCCTCCTGTACGCGGCCGAACGCCCCGTCGTGGCAGGGATCCTGCTGAGCGTGGCCACCTGGCTCAAAGTGTGGCCGGCAGCGGTCCTGGTGCCGATCGTCATTGCCAGCCGGAAACGGATCCAGGTGCTGGTGTCCGGCGTCGCAGTCACCGCCGTCGCGGGCCTGGGCACGTACCTGTCCGGCGGCCTGCCGCACATCATGGACTTCCTGACCAACCAGGGCGAGCGAGGCATGCAGCTTGAAGCCACGTTTTCCACGCCGTGGGTGTGGCTCAGCGTGTTCAACATCGCGGGTTCCAAGATGGCGGACAACACGGCCATCAACTCCACCGAGGTCTACGGCCCGGGTGCCGAGGTGGCCGCGTTCCTGATGCAGCCCCTGCTGATCGTCGCCGCCGTGGTGGCCGCAGTCCTGCTGGTCCGGGCGCTGAATCGCGGCGCTGAACGGGAGGAACTCTTCCTCGAGGGCGCACTGATGATGACCACTGCCTTCATTGTGTTCAACAAGGTGGGTTCGCCGCAGTTCATCATCTGGCTGGCCCCGGTGATCATCGCCGGCCTCACGCACGACTGGGAACGGTGGAAGGTCCCTGCGGCGCTGCTGATGGGCATTGCCGTGACCACGTTTGTGATCTATCCACTGTTCTACACGCCCCTCATCCACGCCCACCCGGTCATGGCCGCCATCCTGACCACGCGCAACGTGCTCCTGGTGGTGCTGCTGTGGTGGTCGGTGAAGCGGACCGCCGAGCTCGGCCGCAAATCACAGGCGGTCCCCGAGGCGCGGACGGCCTAAGCTGGCGGGCTGTTGGCCAGGCCTTGGACACATAGCCTTTGCTGTCAAGCCGTCTGCGCCCACTAACAATTCTTCGACGCGCGCGATTTAGACTGCACCCATGTCCGAAACTGAACGAACCATCACAGACCCGGTCTTCGAAGCTGCCTACGAGGCCGCACAAAAGAGCCTCCGAGAGGGCGGCATCCCGATCGGTGCTGCCTTGGCCCGCGGCGGAGAAGTGATTGCCAGCGGCCACAACGGGCGTGTCCAGCATGGCGATCCAATCGCCCACGGCGAGATGTCTGCGTTGCGGGCTGCCGGACGCCAGAAGAGCTACCGGGACACAACCCTCTACACCACCCTGGCGCCGTGTGCGATGTGTACCGGGACCATCATCCAATTCAAGATTCCGCGCGTGGTGGTGGGCGAGGCCGAGACGTTCCCCGGCGAATTCGAACTTCTCCGCTCACGCGGCGTCGAAGTGGTGGTGTTGAATGATGCCCGATGCGTCGAGATGATGCGCACCTTCCAGGACGAACACCCTGAACTATGGGCGGAGGACATCGCCGAGTAGTCCACGCACAAGGGAGTGCGGGTGAAATAGATCAGACGTTATGTATGGTCTGTACACCGCCGCGCTTCGGGCTTCGGTCCTCTGCCACGAGAAGTCCTAGAACCGGGTTCGCGTAGAGCAGTGGTCGGGGCAGAAGTCGATGGAGCTGGGAGAGGCCGCCTCAGCGGGCGGTGCGGCGCTGGTCCAGCAGCCAGCGCCAACCCCGACGGGCCCAGTCCAAGGGTTTACCCTCGATCAGCAGCTTCCGCGTGTGGATGTCCAGGACCAGCAGATAGAACGTGAACAGCAGCGCCGTCACGAACGCCAGCGACGACGCGTCAATGGCCAGCTCCACAAAGGACCAGACCGAGAGCTGATCCTGCGCGCCGAACACCACAAAAAACGTCACGCCCACGTAGAGGCACCGGATCTGCCAGTCGTTCCGGATGCCGGTCACCGCCACGAATGGCAGGAACCAGAGGATGTACCAGGGCTGGATGATGGGCGAAAGCATCACGACGGCGGTGAACGCCAGGGCCAGCCGGCGCACCGCCCGCGAGTAGTCACCGCGGAACATCGGCAGCACCAGCCCGATGGCCGCCCACTTCATGCCGGTCCGCAAGAGGTCCGCGATGGTGCCGCCGTGAGTGGGTTCAAAGATCCCTGAGCTCACTAATGCGCTCGGCCGGCGCATCCCCTCGGATCCAACGAATCCGCCGGACGGATCAAAGCCACCGGGAAAACGGTCACCGCAATTTTCACGTCAGTCCCCGCCTGGCTAGATCGCACCTGACTAAGCAGCCGGTCGTTCGGACTAACATTAAAATTGTTATTTTTAACGTTTAAGTTGACAGAGGAACGCACTTGACGTTAGATAGATCACATACTCTTTAGTTTCCCGTCGGCATCAGAAGCCTTCCGCAACGAAGCGGTTCGTGCCGCACCACCCAGGAGATTGCAATGGCCGCACGTTCCGTTTCCTCCACCCTTCCGTCAACGCCGCAACTGACGCCCTCCCGCACCTGGGCAAGCCGGCTCGGCATGCCCCACGCGCTGCGCTGGGGGTTTGTCGGTCTGCTTATCTTCATGATCGGCGACGGAGTTGAGTCAGGGTATCTCTCGACTTTCCTGCTGGACCGGGGGCTGGAACAGGGCCAGGTGGGGCTTCTGTTCACGGTGTACGGAGTCGCAGCGGGCGTTGCCGCCTGGGCTTCGGGCGCCCTGTCGGACCTCTGGGGCCCCCGCCGCGTCATGCTCCTGGGACTCGTCCTTTGGGTGACATTCCAGCTTGTCCTTCTTACGATCGCGCTCCCGTCCTTGGACTTCACCCTGCTGCTGGTCAGCTATGGGCTGCGAGGGCTGGGGTATCCGCTCTTTGCGTATGGCTTCCTGGTGTGGATCGCGGCCTGCACTCCATCAAACCGGCTGGGCTCAGCAGTGGGGTGGTTCTGGTTCGCATTCACCGGCGGCCTGCCAACCCTCGGTTCCTTGCTGGCCAGCGCCACCATTCCGGCGCTCGGGGCTTTCAACACACTCTGGATCGCTCTTGGGCTTGTCATTGCCGGTGGACTTGTCGTTCTCACTACGGTCCGGGAACGCACAGGCTTTTCACGACTCGCTCCTGAGGGTGAGGATCCAGTCGCGACCCTGGCCTCAAGCCTGACCATCCTGTGGCGCAATCCTAGAATCGGCATGGGCGCCGCTGTCCGGGCCATCAACACCGCCTCCCAGTTCGGTTTCCTGGTGTTCCTTCCTGTCTTCTTCACCAAGGTAATCGGGTTCGAACTCAGCGAATGGCTTCAGATCCTCAGCGTCGTGTTCCTCACCAATATCTTCTTCAATCTGATCTTCGGAATCGTCGGGGACAAGTTTGGCTGGCGGCAGACGATCGCACTTTTCGGCGGCGTCGGATGCGCTGTAACGACCTTGGCGTTCTACTACGTGCCGCTCGCTGCCGGTCCGAACCTGATCGTGGCAATGGCTGTTGGTGCCGCCTACGGCGCCACCCTGGCCGGTTTCGTCCCACTGTCAGCCTTGATGCCGTCACTGGCACCGGAACACAAAGGAGCAGCCATGTCCGCCCTGAACTTTGGCGCCGGCCTGTCGGTTTTCCTTGGCCCGCTGATCGCAACGCTGTTCCTGTCCTTGATCGGAGTCGGCGGCGTTATGTGGATTTTCGCTGGGCTCTACCTGCTCAGCGCCGTCCTAACCTGGCAGCTGAAGCTCCCCGCCACCTCCCGCCACGCTGTACCTAGCAACACTCAGTAATTTCCGTTACACCTGAAGTGGCTGCCAGCGAACTCCGGCCGGCACATCCCGTACGGCATCCCCCGCCACGAGCACCGCAAACTCCAAAGCACACCCGCACGAGGAAGATACTTCCACCAATAGAAAGGCCCAAGCCATGGCGGTCATCGCTGTTGATGCCGGCACCACAATGATCAAGGCAGTCGGCTACGACGAAGAAGGCACAGAAATCGTGGTCGTCCGCCAGTCGACCTCCGTAAGCCGCCCGCACCCGGGGTGGGCCGAGCAGGACATGCTCGCCGTCTGGGATGCCGTCGTCTTCAGCGTCCGCAGCGTCCAGCGCCAACTGAAGTCGGACATTGATTTCCTGGCCATCACCGCCCAAGGTGACGGATGCTGGCTCGTTGACGAGGCAGTGGAACCCACAGGGCCCGCGATCCTGTGGAACGACGGACGCGCCGCCGACATCGTGGAGGAATGGTCGCGCCAGGGACTGCTCAAACAGGCATTCCAAATCAACGGATCCCAGACTTTCCCCGGGCTGCCTAACGCCATCCTCACCTGGCTGCAGCAGAACGACCCCGAGAGGCTCGAACGCTCCCACGTCTCCCTCACCTGCGGAGGCTGGCTCTTTGCCCGGATGACCGGACAGTTCGCCATCGATGAATCAGACGGTGCTGCCCCGTTCATGGATATCCGCACCCGCCAGTACTCACCGGAACTGCTGAAGCTCTATGACATGGAGTGGGCCCTGCCCTTCCTGCCGGAGCTGCGGGGCGACGACCGCCGGGTTGCCCCGCTGACACAGCACGCAGCACTGGAGATGGGCCTGCCCGCCGGCCTGCCGGTCGTCATGTCCTCGTACGACATCGCATCCACGGCAATAGGAGTCGGGGCGGTAGAACCCGGCCAGGCCTGCTGCATCCTCGGCACGACGTTGTGCACGGAAATTGTTGCCGACACCGTGAGCACGGAAGGAAAATCCGCCGGGCTGACTGTGGCCCTGGGCCTTCCCGGCAAATACCTCAATGCCTTTCCGACGCTGGCGGGCGGTGAAGTCATCCAATGGGCCTGTCAGCTATTGGATCTGGATAACCCGACGGAGCTGGCCGACCTCGCCGATACATGCCCCCCGGGGGCAGGCGGCCTGGCGTTCATACCGTATCTGTCGCCGGCCGGGGAACGCGCACCCTTCTTGAACGCGCAGGCGCGCGGGTCCTTCCTGGGCCTTTCCTTCGATCACAAACGTGAACATATCGCACGCGCGGTGATGGAAGGCCTTACCTTGGTCGTCCGCGACTGCCTCAGCACCTCAGGAGTCACCCCAACCGAACTCCGGGTCTGCGGCGGCGGGGCCGCCAACCCCATCTGGCTTCAGCTCATCGCCGACATCACGGGCGTTCCGGTGCAGAGGTCCACTGACACGGAAGTAGGCGCCAAGGGAGCTTTCCTCGTCGGACTGGTCGCCACCGGCGGAGCCGTACGCGTCGAGGACGTTTCCTCCTGGTACATCAGGATCCGGGACACCTTCACCCCGGACCCGCAGAAAGCCACTCAATACTCGGAGCTGTACGAGGACTTCCTGTCGCTCAGAACCACCGTGAGCGAGACCTGGCCGCGACTTGCGGCCATGCGGGGCCGAAGCCCGCAGACAAAGACCACAGACCGGCTGCCGGTCATCGTCCCGGAGCACCCGTCCGAAGGGTCCGACGACCTGACTGTTCCCGGGAAGTACCCGGCCACCTTAGAAGGAACATCATGACAGCAACGAACGGCGGCAGCATTTGGGTCGGTCTGGATCTGGGAACACAGAGTGTGCGCGCCCTGGCAGTCAACGCCGACGGCGACGTCCTCGGCTCCGGCACCCAAGAGCTCACCAGCCGCCGCGACGGACACCGGCATGAACAGGACCCGTACCAATGGTGGCAGGCCGTATCCGCGGCGGCTTCGGAAGCACTTCGGGGCCTTGAGCACTGCAGCGTCCTCGGCGTCGCAGTGGACGCCACCTCGGGAACGATCCTCCTCGCCGACGCCCGGGGCAACCCCGTCACACCCGGACTCATGTATGACGACGGCCGTGCCAGCGGCGAAACCGACCGGGTGAACCAGGCAGGATCCCATGTCTGGAACGAGCTGGGCTACCAGCGGATGCAGACTCCCTGGGCACTCCCCAAGCTGCTCTGGCTCCTCAACGATCCAGGAACGCCGACTGCCGGGACACGGTTGCTGCACCAGTCAGACTTCATCAATGAGCGCCTCACCGGCCATCCGGTCCCAACGGACCTGAGCAGCGCCCTTAAAACGGGTGCACATCTGATTGAGGAGAAGTGGCCGGAAGACGTGTTGGACGCGTTGGACGTACCGCGTCAAATGCTTCCGGGTCTCGTCCGCTCAGGCACCCGAATCGGGACCGTATCCGCCGACGCTGCCCGCGCCACCGGCATCCCGGCAGGCACCCCTGTCATCTCAGGGGCAACCGATGGATGTGCAGCACAGCTGGGCTCCGGGGCCCTGAAAGTCGGCAGCTGGAATTCCGTTCTGGGCACCACGCTGATCCTCAAGGGGGTCACCCGAAACCTGATCCAGGACCCCCTCGGGGTGGTCTACTCCCACAAAAGCCCTGACGGTGACTGGCTGCCGGGAGGCGCCTCCAGCACCGGGGCCGGTGTGATTTCCCGTGACTTCGCCGGAAAGGACCTGCGCATCCTGGAGGCCTTGGCAAAAACACGGGAACCCGCACCCGTCCTGACCTATCCGCTGGTGTCATCCGGGGAAAGGTTCCCGTTCGCGGCACCACAGGCCCGGGGCTTCACTCTTGGAACATCGGAAATTGAGGGCGACCGCTACGCCGCCGCCCTGCAGGGAGTGGCGTTCATCGAGCGGCTGTGCTTTGACTATCTGGACCTCCTGGGTGCCCCCACCGACGGCAGCCTCGTGCTCACCGGCGGCGCCACTAAAAGCCCCTACTGGAACCAGTTACGTGCCGATGTCCTCGGCCGCCCGGTGACACTCCCCCAGAATGCAGAACCAGCCCTTGGCATGGCTGTCCTCGCCGCGTCCCCGGACCGGGAAACCGCTGACGTCGCAGCAGAAATGGTCAAGGTACGCCAGGTCCTAGAGCCCCGCCCGGAGTCGGCCGGACGGTTCGACGACTCTTACGTCCGCCTCATCACCGAACTGGAACAACGCGGCTGGCTGGATTCCACAGCTGCTGAACACGCCATCAAGAGGACTAACGCAT from Pseudarthrobacter sp. SSS035 carries:
- a CDS encoding glycosyltransferase family 87 protein, whose translation is MSTDAFFATLTRIRNVILPAGARSWLNTPRGLLTGFILVHLGFLIFAALLSLRGEAFSDTFIYREWARAGFDETNLSGGPSPWVYPILALIPMALAGLAGPGPFFFLWVLMTTILNGWALAKLTERGRNQDAIPAGWWWLIFTLLMGWLGFARVDGLTAPIVLVALAYGVGRPFIASVLLAAATWVKVWPAAVMLALFAVVKNRLLVVLAGVATSAVVVALAAAVGSVSKLLNFLTQQGDRGMQLEATFTTPWLWLSVLNIGDSRMYMNTDINSMQVDGPGTAVMSVLMQPLLILAALLVAGLTFWALHNGKLNGNGKADGGVDRTELLLAGALTLATAFVVFNKVGSPQFMVWLAPAVAVGLAHSWREWRVPAAMLIAIAVATFFIYPLFYDALSHNNPLMAGVLTIRNVLLVVLFLWSVRRLYSLGKKTPASVPALKES
- a CDS encoding glycosyltransferase 87 family protein, which codes for MVDWFARPTSVWWGFAVIHLYFLGWMASFFLNGDTFSDTEQYRQWAMDGYNPDSLDGKISPWVYPVLAQIPIFLANIAGPSLYLLCWFLIITALNAVGLAFLTRGARKAKGIAPAWWWLFFTVFMGYLSFARVEGITAPIVLIALLYAAERPVVAGILLSVATWLKVWPAAVLVPIVIASRKRIQVLVSGVAVTAVAGLGTYLSGGLPHIMDFLTNQGERGMQLEATFSTPWVWLSVFNIAGSKMADNTAINSTEVYGPGAEVAAFLMQPLLIVAAVVAAVLLVRALNRGAEREELFLEGALMMTTAFIVFNKVGSPQFIIWLAPVIIAGLTHDWERWKVPAALLMGIAVTTFVIYPLFYTPLIHAHPVMAAILTTRNVLLVVLLWWSVKRTAELGRKSQAVPEARTA
- a CDS encoding nucleoside deaminase produces the protein MSETERTITDPVFEAAYEAAQKSLREGGIPIGAALARGGEVIASGHNGRVQHGDPIAHGEMSALRAAGRQKSYRDTTLYTTLAPCAMCTGTIIQFKIPRVVVGEAETFPGEFELLRSRGVEVVVLNDARCVEMMRTFQDEHPELWAEDIAE
- a CDS encoding MFS transporter, which codes for MAARSVSSTLPSTPQLTPSRTWASRLGMPHALRWGFVGLLIFMIGDGVESGYLSTFLLDRGLEQGQVGLLFTVYGVAAGVAAWASGALSDLWGPRRVMLLGLVLWVTFQLVLLTIALPSLDFTLLLVSYGLRGLGYPLFAYGFLVWIAACTPSNRLGSAVGWFWFAFTGGLPTLGSLLASATIPALGAFNTLWIALGLVIAGGLVVLTTVRERTGFSRLAPEGEDPVATLASSLTILWRNPRIGMGAAVRAINTASQFGFLVFLPVFFTKVIGFELSEWLQILSVVFLTNIFFNLIFGIVGDKFGWRQTIALFGGVGCAVTTLAFYYVPLAAGPNLIVAMAVGAAYGATLAGFVPLSALMPSLAPEHKGAAMSALNFGAGLSVFLGPLIATLFLSLIGVGGVMWIFAGLYLLSAVLTWQLKLPATSRHAVPSNTQ
- a CDS encoding FGGY-family carbohydrate kinase, with the translated sequence MAVIAVDAGTTMIKAVGYDEEGTEIVVVRQSTSVSRPHPGWAEQDMLAVWDAVVFSVRSVQRQLKSDIDFLAITAQGDGCWLVDEAVEPTGPAILWNDGRAADIVEEWSRQGLLKQAFQINGSQTFPGLPNAILTWLQQNDPERLERSHVSLTCGGWLFARMTGQFAIDESDGAAPFMDIRTRQYSPELLKLYDMEWALPFLPELRGDDRRVAPLTQHAALEMGLPAGLPVVMSSYDIASTAIGVGAVEPGQACCILGTTLCTEIVADTVSTEGKSAGLTVALGLPGKYLNAFPTLAGGEVIQWACQLLDLDNPTELADLADTCPPGAGGLAFIPYLSPAGERAPFLNAQARGSFLGLSFDHKREHIARAVMEGLTLVVRDCLSTSGVTPTELRVCGGGAANPIWLQLIADITGVPVQRSTDTEVGAKGAFLVGLVATGGAVRVEDVSSWYIRIRDTFTPDPQKATQYSELYEDFLSLRTTVSETWPRLAAMRGRSPQTKTTDRLPVIVPEHPSEGSDDLTVPGKYPATLEGTS
- a CDS encoding FGGY-family carbohydrate kinase yields the protein MTATNGGSIWVGLDLGTQSVRALAVNADGDVLGSGTQELTSRRDGHRHEQDPYQWWQAVSAAASEALRGLEHCSVLGVAVDATSGTILLADARGNPVTPGLMYDDGRASGETDRVNQAGSHVWNELGYQRMQTPWALPKLLWLLNDPGTPTAGTRLLHQSDFINERLTGHPVPTDLSSALKTGAHLIEEKWPEDVLDALDVPRQMLPGLVRSGTRIGTVSADAARATGIPAGTPVISGATDGCAAQLGSGALKVGSWNSVLGTTLILKGVTRNLIQDPLGVVYSHKSPDGDWLPGGASSTGAGVISRDFAGKDLRILEALAKTREPAPVLTYPLVSSGERFPFAAPQARGFTLGTSEIEGDRYAAALQGVAFIERLCFDYLDLLGAPTDGSLVLTGGATKSPYWNQLRADVLGRPVTLPQNAEPALGMAVLAASPDRETADVAAEMVKVRQVLEPRPESAGRFDDSYVRLITELEQRGWLDSTAAEHAIKRTNA